CGATTGCGACGGATCGAAGATGTCGTAGGCGTTCCCTTGTTCTAAGTAGGGAAGGATTGCGGCAAAGTAGCTGCCTGCGCTCGTATTCGAATACCCATAGTCGACGTTCGGAAACTGGCGATGCGTGTCGTGGTAGTTGTGTGTCCCAAGTCCAATCTGCTTCAGATTGTTCGTGCAAGATATCCGCCGCGCCGCTTCGCGGGCTTGTTGCACGGCCGGCAACAGCAGGGCGATCAATACCCCAATAATGGCGATCACCACCAACAACTCAACTAACGTAAAACCTCGACGACGCATGGTCGGCTCTCCTTTTTGATTTCGCCCGGGCAGGCAACAAGGGGGGATTTCGCAACGCGAAACGGTTGTCGACCGTGTGGGCTGGCAGGAGAGCTGGCGAACGGAAGGCAAATTTTTGCGAGAAAACTCGGGGGAACGCGTTGCAAGTGAAACTGAGATCGAGTATCAATATCGATGTAAGAAGTTTAGCCGCCCATCCAAGGCGTTGTCAACGACTGACTCCAAAAAACTTCCCCCCGCGAAATTTCACCACTGATTGCCTATGTCCAGCGACGAATCGCAACGCTCTGACGATGACGCAACCTTCCCTGCGGCCCAGGCCGCGTCCAGTGATTCTGCGGCGGCTGGTCCCCAGTCAAGAATCGTGGACTCGAACGAGTTGATGGACGGGAACAGCGAGATCTTGATTTCCCACAAAGGCGCCTTCTATCGACTTCGCGAGACGCGCAGCGGCAAGTTAATCCTGCAAAAGTAAGCAAGTCGCGCCGCTCGGTTGGCTTGCTCCCAGCGGCTTTGCTACAATCCAGCGATGCCATTTCCTCTTACCTTGTGGTTGGTTCATCCCGACCCATCTATCTGCGAGCCGCTCATCGCTCGCTTTGACGGTTTGCCTGGCGTAATCGCCCAGGCTCGCCGCTTTGAAAACCTGCCGCCGCACGATTGCTTCGTGACTGCGGGCAATTCCTTCGGCATGATGACCGCCGGAATTGACGCGGCTGTTGTCGCATTCCACGGCGAGTCATTAATGACGCAGGTCCAGAATCGAATCTTGGACGAGTACCTGGGAGAGCAGCCGGTCGGAACTGCTTTTGTGGTAGAAACCAATACGCCCGGCTACCCGTTTGTAGTACATGCGCCCACGATGCGCGTGCCGGGCTCGATCGCTGGGACCGACAAAGTCTATGCCGCAACCTTGGCCGCGCTGGTTGTGATCTATCGCCATAACGTGACTCATCCGCAAAAAATCAGCACGGTCGCACTGCCGGCGATGGGCGCCGGTTTCGGCGGCGTAGCGCCCAGTGAAGTCGGGCGTCAAATGGCGGCAGCTTACCGCAACTATCTTGAGCCTCCACATCGTTTCGACTGGGATATGGTGGCGCGGCGGCAAAAGCAGATCTGCTACGACGGAAATCGTCAGGTGATCCGCGGCTAAGGGGCGCCGCGGTCAAGGCTGTCCGTTTTTCCTGGTTCGGCGGCGTGTTAAGCTATCCTTAGCCTTAGACATTTCCCCCCTCAGGAGCTCGCCGCGTGAGCGATGACACTATTTTGCTATTGGCCGCGTTATCGCGCGGTGAGACCGGCGCCGCCGAGAAGCTGTTGCCGTTGGTCTACAGCGAATTGAAGGGAATCGCCGGGCGGCAAATGCAGCGTGAACGGGCTGATCACACGCTGCAGCCAACGGCGCTTGTGCACGAGGCCTATCTGAAGTTGATCGATCAAAGCCGCGTTCAGTGGCAAGGCCGTACGCATTTTTGCGCCATCGCCGCCAACATCATGCGGCGCATCCTGGTCGACCACGCGCGGGGTCGCAACGCCGCCAAGCGCGGCGCCGGCGCCCAGAAGATCGCCATCGACGAGAATCTGACGCCTGACGAGCCGTCGCGCGAAGTCGACCTGGTCGCTTTGGACGACGCGCTCGAGCGCTTGGCACAACTCAATCCGCGGCACGCACGGATTGTCGAACTCCGCTACTTCGGCGGACTCACGGTCGAAGAGACCGCCGCTACGCTCGATATCTCCGCATCCACCGTCAAAAACGACTGGCGCGCCGCCAAAGCTTGGCTGCTGACTCAGTTGGAAGAACACTAGCCCGAGGCGCGAGCCGAAGGAATGCGTGCTCTCCTCCAATAGGGTTGCTATATTGCCAATGAAGCCGGAAGACTATCAACAAGCATGCGACGCGTTTGATCATGCGATCCAGCTATCGCCAACCGAGCGCAGCGCGTGGCTGGCTGCGCACTTCGCCGATCGTGTGGACTTGCAAGAGCAGGTCGACGCGATGCTCTCCCAAGCCGACGATAGCCGGCTCGATCGCTCTCCGCTGGAAGCGGCGTTGACGCCCGATAGTCCCACGATTGGTTGGGATACGATCACCGCGCTTCCCCTCTCCGCCGACAAGCTTCAGGTCACCGGTTATGAGATCGAAGCCGAGATCGCTCGCGGCGGGATGGGCGTGGTCTATCGCGCTCGACAGCAAAGCCCCAGCCGTACGGTCGCACTAAAAATGATCCTGGCTGGGCAGTTCGCTTCGACCGACGAAGTCGCCCGGTTTCGGATCGAAGCGGAAGCAGCCGCCAACTTGACGCATCCCGGCATCGTGCCGATCTATGAAGTCGGCAGTCACGACGGTCGACATTACTTTTCGATGGGCTATGTCGCCGGCCAAAGTTTGGCGGCGGCGCTGAAGACCCGCTCGTTCGCCCCCGAGGAAGCGGCCGATCTGGTTCGACAGATCGCCGAAGCGATTCAACACGCGCATCAACATGGCGTGATTCACCGCGACTTGAA
The nucleotide sequence above comes from Blastopirellula sp. J2-11. Encoded proteins:
- a CDS encoding macro domain-containing protein, with the protein product MPFPLTLWLVHPDPSICEPLIARFDGLPGVIAQARRFENLPPHDCFVTAGNSFGMMTAGIDAAVVAFHGESLMTQVQNRILDEYLGEQPVGTAFVVETNTPGYPFVVHAPTMRVPGSIAGTDKVYAATLAALVVIYRHNVTHPQKISTVALPAMGAGFGGVAPSEVGRQMAAAYRNYLEPPHRFDWDMVARRQKQICYDGNRQVIRG
- a CDS encoding sigma-70 family RNA polymerase sigma factor, with amino-acid sequence MSDDTILLLAALSRGETGAAEKLLPLVYSELKGIAGRQMQRERADHTLQPTALVHEAYLKLIDQSRVQWQGRTHFCAIAANIMRRILVDHARGRNAAKRGAGAQKIAIDENLTPDEPSREVDLVALDDALERLAQLNPRHARIVELRYFGGLTVEETAATLDISASTVKNDWRAAKAWLLTQLEEH
- the hemP gene encoding hemin uptake protein HemP encodes the protein MSSDESQRSDDDATFPAAQAASSDSAAAGPQSRIVDSNELMDGNSEILISHKGAFYRLRETRSGKLILQK